Genomic segment of Apium graveolens strain L.+W99A mitochondrion, complete genome:
AGGAGGCCTACTATACGGATACTTGTATAGTAACCGGCGAAATAAAATAAAAATGCAAAAAATTCAGTGAACTATTGAAGCTATCAGTGTGATTGATCAGACAAGTACCAAGGGCTTTCGGTAGACTTCTTTCATTTCCTAATTTGCTTGCGACAAGTCCTAGCATTAGTATGAGTTCGTTGACCGCGTAATGGCAATCCATCTTGATGACGAATTCCACGATAAGAAGAAATAGAAACGAATCGTTCGATGTCTGCTCGTTCTCCCCTCTTCAATTCCCAATGAACAACATGATCTTGACCTATCGTTTGTTCCATTTGGTCGATCTGATACTTAGTTAATTCTTTTATCTTTATATTCCCACTGATACCTAATCGATAACGAACCTGAATGGCTTTTTTAGGCCCAATTCCATACATTTTTGTTGAGGCAATTCTGACTTGTTTCTCGGCAACTGATCTAGCTCCTGAAATATATAACATGATTGATCCTTCCTTTTACAAGTCTTCTCGGCTGGAATATCATAAAGAGAAAGGGGTTGTATCCTTTCTGATGATCTTTTGCATCTTTCACTTCAAAGGAGGGATTCCCCAAAGGCGGGATTGCCCTTCAATGAAGCTTATGACTAGCAACTGCATCTTCCCGCGGAATCGTAAGAGAAAGGTGGAAAGTAGAAGCAGCTTTCCGGCAACTCCTTTTGGGTGAAAGGGACGGGGGCGGACTTCAAGATACTCTACTCTTATCAGCCGTTTTTCGTGACATCATATCACTTTCGGCAAGTCAATCCCGCTTACCGGCTCAATAAATCTCTCAATAGATTCGCTTGCCACAACGACCAGACAGGATAGGAGATCGCCCATCCTTGCTATCCAAATTACCTCGTTTCCCATCCCAAGCGAGAACATTAGATCATGGATTAGCGCGAGTAGCGGAACGAGCTCTATTTACGTCATTATCAGAGGCCCTTCACGCGGCTTGACCGAGAACGGGGCGTTCAGGCGTTCAGGCAGAGGCTATCGGGATTTTTCCAAGCCTAGCTCTATCTCTTGTTTTGGTTTTGTGCCTGGCTCGCATTCGACTGGATAGCTACTAGCTTCAATTCTTCAATACCGTTTCACCGGCTTCTCTTTAGCTTCTGCCACTTGCTTCTGAGAGGATGATTTTATTAGGGGATTCTTTTATGCCACCATCCACACCTTTCTTGTAGAGTTGGCCATCGATCAACACATATCTTAGGGTTGAAATCATCTCTTTCTTTTAGTGAATATCCGATGAATGAAATAAATAACCGGTGTCAAAGTAACAGCTACAGCCTCTCTTCCCTTCGCGTAAAACACTAAGCATATAAACAACCTAGGATCGTAAGAGGCTCGACTAGGTAGTGAAATTTTTGACCCAAAACAATGGCGCTACCAAGCTGCGCTACATCCCTCTATTTCTAGTACAGAAAAGAGCTGTTTTGCAATCGAAAGGATTCCTTCGTGACTGAAAACAATAGAAGTTGCCTGTGTTAAGCATGGCGACAGAAACAAGTTTTCGTATCCTTGATCGGGCCTTTCCTCACTCCTGTTCGAGCTCAGATTGGCTCGTAGATTTGATGAATTCTTCTTTATTATGTCATTTGATATTGTCATCGCGAGGATAGCAAGTTCCATCTCAAGTCTCAGGTGTAAGGCGGATTAGGAAATTAGATCCGGGCACGCGCAAAAGAGACAAGTTTTGGTCTCCTTTCAATGCTTATATATCATTCTCTTTACTCCATAGTTGGAGGGAGAATTGTTCGAAAAACCCGTGCAACTTCACTTACGGTTTTCCGGTGACAATAGAAGCTAT
This window contains:
- the rps13 gene encoding ribosomal protein S13 translates to MLYISGARSVAEKQVRIASTKMYGIGPKKAIQVRYRLGISGNIKIKELTKYQIDQMEQTIGQDHVVHWELKRGERADIERFVSISSYRGIRHQDGLPLRGQRTHTNARTCRKQIRK
- the orf104a gene encoding hypothetical protein, translated to MAFLGPIPYIFVEAILTCFSATDLAPEIYNMIDPSFYKSSRLEYHKEKGVVSFLMIFCIFHFKGGIPQRRDCPSMKLMTSNCIFPRNRKRKVESRSSFPATPFG